A section of the Primulina eburnea isolate SZY01 chromosome 1, ASM2296580v1, whole genome shotgun sequence genome encodes:
- the LOC140834355 gene encoding uncharacterized protein, protein MNLISLRPTLVSKTRSFSFSYCFLSVNHHKQLQRHDTCGEDVHELKENQELSIGSPLRIQKLIASQSDPLLAKEIFDLASRKPGFRHSYGTFHTLILKLGRSHHFSLMQSVLSSLKSQQYAISSSLFTRIIQIYGDAKMPEKALKTFYTILEFNIKPSPKHLNRILEILVAQLNFIRPAFDLFRSAHKYDVAPNTESYNILMRAFCLNGDISIAYSLLNQMFKRDVVPNVESYRILMQALCRKSQVNKAVDLLEDMLNKGFVPDRLSYTTLLNSLCRKTKLKEAYKLLCRMKVKGCNPDIVHYNTLILGFCRVGRGADACKVLDDMPSNGCLPNLVSYQTIVGGLCNQGMHDEAKSYLKVMISKGLLPHCSVVHSLIKGFSNIGKIDDACEVLCDFLRHGKSPHVDTWNKLLPRIYEAEDREDLEEILNNIVKVDMNPNTRIVDIGPHLEEYLIKKIKARPRSA, encoded by the coding sequence ATGAACTTGATCTCTCTTCGTCCTACACTGGTCTCAAAAACTAGAAGTTTCTCCTTCTCGTACTGCTTTCTATCCGTTAATCACCATAAACAACTGCAACGGCATGACACATGTGGAGAAGATGTCCATGAATTGAAGGAGAACCAAGAACTTTCAATTGGCTCGCCACTTCGAATCCAAAAGTTGATTGCCTCCCAGTCTGATCCACTCCTTGCCAAAGAAATCTTTGATTTAGCTTCACGGAAACCTGGTTTTCGGCACTCATACGGCACCTTCCACACCCTTATCCTGAAACTTGGTCGCTCTCACCACTTCTCCCTCATGCAATCTGTACTATCCAGTCTTAAGTCTCAACAATACGCCATCTCTTCTTCTCTCTTTACTCGCATAATTCAAATCTATGGTGATGCAAAAATGCCAGAGAAAGCTCTCAAAACATTCTATACTATTCTTGAGTTCAATATCAAGCCTTCTCCGAAACACCTAAATCGTATACTCGAAATCCTTGTTGCTCAACTGAACTTCATTCGCCCTGCATTTGACCTCTTTAGATCTGCCCACAAGTATGATGTCGCTCCTAACACGGAATCTTACAATATCTTAATGCGAGCTTTCTGTTTGAATGGTGATATAAGCATAGCTTACTCTTTGTTGAATCAAATGTTCAAGAGGGATGTTGTTCCTAATGTGGAGTCATATAGGATTTTAATGCAAGCTTTGTGTAGGAAGAGTCAGGTGAATAAGGCTGTTGATTTGCTGGAAGATATGTTGAATAAGGGGTTTGTTCCGGATAGATTGAGCTATACCACTCTATTGAATAGCTTGTGTAGGAAGACAAAGCTCAAGGAGGCTTACAAGCTTCTTTGTAGGATGAAAGTGAAAGGATGCAATCCTGATATTGTTCATTACAACACGCTAATTTTGGGGTTTTGTAGAGTTGGTCGTGGCGCTGATGCTTGTAAGGTTCTTGATGACATGCCTTCAAATGGGTGCTTACCGAATTTGGTGTCATACCAAACAATAGTTGGGGGCTTATGCAATCAGGGAATGCATGACGAGGCAAAGAGCTATTTAAAGGTGATGATTTCAAAGGGGCTTCTTCCCCATTGTTCAGTTGTTCATTCACTAATTAAAGGTTTTAGCAATATTGGTAAAATTGATGATGCTTGTGAAGTGTTATGTGACTTCTTAAGGCATGGGAAAAGTCCGCATGTTGACACATGGAACAAACTTTTACCTAGGATTTATGAGGCAGAAGACAGGGAAGATTTGGAGGAAATTCTAAATAATATAGTGAAGGTGGATATGAATCCAAACACCAGAATAGTGGATATTGGTCCCCATTTGGAGGAATACttgatcaaaaaaataaaagctaGACCAAGGAGCGCTTGA
- the LOC140813094 gene encoding peroxidase 60-like translates to MSKCVGKFTLAAVFIILFAALCGRSNGDGLQVGFYRGKCRFADVETAVAAVIYASYRRDPTITAALLRMQFHDCFVNGCDASILLDGSNSEKTAIPNLSVRGYEIIESAKRVLEKICPGVVSCADIIVMATRDAVSLSGGGRYTVQTGRKDGTVSLASNVNLPPPSVSVSDSIKAFAAKGLNTNDMVYLIGGHTVGVAHCSLFMDRLYNFNNTGKPDPTMNATLLATLRARCPQNVTVDNTANLDQNPSSSLTVDNSYFKQILMRRGVLQIDQELALDPLSSPTVNTIAKGSGFSAGFAQAMMKLGAVEVLTGKQGEIRRVCNATLSS, encoded by the exons ATGTCGAAGTGTGTCGGAAAATTCACATTAGCCGCTGTCTTTATAATTCTCTTCGCGGCCTTGTGCGGGCGGAGCAATGGTGACGGTCTTCAGGTAGGGTTCTACCGAGGAAAATGCCGGTTCGCTGATGTGGAGACCGCCGTAGCAGCTGTCATTTATGCTTCGTACCGCAGAGATCCCACCATTACCGCTGCTCTCCTCCGCATGCAGTTTCACGATTGCTTTGTCAAT GGGTGTGATGCATCAATTCTCCTGGATGGAAGCAACAGCGAGAAAACAGCTATCCCAAATCTAAGCGTCCGAGGGTACGAAATTATCGAATCGGCCAAACGCGTGCTGGAGAAAATCTGTCCTGGAGTCGTTTCATGCGCTGATATAATTGTCATGGCTACAAGAGATGCTGTTTCCTTG AGCGGAGGAGGGCGATACACGGTGCAGACGGGGAGGAAAGATGGGACAGTATCTCTTGCTAGTAATGTGAATCTCCCGCCCCCTTCAGTATCGGTCTCTGATTCAATCAAAGCCTTTGCAGCTAAAGGACTTAACACCAACGATATGGTTTATCTTATTG GTGGTCACACCGTTGGAGTTGCTCACTGCTCGCTCTTCATGGACCGTCTCTACAATTTCAACAACACCGGAAAACCTGATCCAACCATGAATGCAACACTACTCGCCACATTGAGAGCGCGATGCCCACAAAACGTTACCGTTGATAACACCGCAAATCTTGATCAGAACCCTTCGAGTTCACTCACAGTAGACAACTCCTACTTCAAACAAATACTCATGAGAAGAGGGGTTCTCCAAATCGATCAAGAATTGGCTCTGGACCCGCTGTCGAGTCCCACAGTCAACACCATTGCTAAAGGGAGCGGTTTCTCTGCAGGTTTTGCCCAAGCCATGATGAAGTTAGGCGCGGTTGAAGTGCTCACTGGCAAACAAGGAGAGATTAGGCGCGTATGCAACGCCACGCTCAGTTCCTGA